The DNA region GTGCTGTCCCGGACTGATAGAGCGGGGCGGAGCTACTAACGGCTGAGATCATTACGAAGAAATATCTTCCAAGTTCTGGTCGAACTTCTGAAGCGGACTGGTTCCGCCCAACTTCTTCCCCCTACAGGTTCCGATTTCTCCCGCCAATGAGGAAGTTGTGGGAAGTTGGTGGTTCCCCCGCAGGGACGCCAGAGATGCTCCGCCCGGTAACGGTCCGATGTTAGCCCGGCTGCTGCTAGCCTCGCTGCAACAGGTCTGCCCCCGGTTCTACGAACCGCCCGGTCCAGATGGAGAGCAGAACCGCCTCCAGGTACTCCTGGATCGACTTCGCCTTCTCGGTGGTGGGAGTTTGCACCTTCCTGCTGGACTGGGGCTCCGACCTGTGGCTGGCCAAGGAGTTCTACTGCCGGGGGGACTTGTTCTGGTTCGGGGTGCTGGTCGGCCTCATGGTTCTGTCCTCTGTCGTGGTCCAAATgttcagctggttctggttccagtacgACCGGGAGCTGCCGGGGTTCAGCGAGCAGACCCCCGGGGCAGGGAGCGTGTTCTGCGGGGACCGAGCCAAGCTGTTCTGCCTGTTGCATGTTCTCCAGCTGGGCTTCCTCTGCAGGtactggtcctggttctggttccgaaCCCGTTTAGTAACACCCTGACACtacctgcagctctgcagcttCCTAATCAGGTCTGTTCTGACGTTACCTCCAAGCTTCTCCTCAGCATGATACTGCCCTCACCATGTCTCACAGTGGGGATGGCGACATGAGAGCGCCTGTCTTATTACTATAACAATAATAAGTTATGATGATAACAATAGTAATATATTATtactaaaacaataataaattattataataacaATAGTAATTTCTTActataacaataataaattattataataacaATAGTAATTTCTtactaaaacaataataaattattataataacaATAGTAATTTCTtactaaaacaataataaattattataataacaATAGTAATTTCTTACTATAACAATAATAAGTTATGATAATAACAATAGTAATTTCTTActataacaataataaattattataataacaatagtaatttattattactataaCAATAAGttattatgatgatgatgttaataataataattattattattatattctcctcctcctccggtCAGGTTGTATCTGAGCGGTCGTCAGCAGGTGGGTGGGTGGGGTTTGGTGTGGTTCTGACCGGTCGGACTCTCTCCCCTGCAGACACGTGTCGGCCATCCGTCAGGGCTTCAGGGTGTGGTGGAGGAAGGAGGCGGGGTCAGAGTACGCCGTCTACCTGACGCACGATCTGAGCATGCTCCGTCTGATCGAGACGTTCTGTGAGAGCGCCCCCCAGCTCGTCCTGATGGTCTACGTCATGCTCCGCACCAACCGGGCCAGGACCGTCCAGTGTGAGTCCCAGTTTGCCCAGAACCTCCCAGTAAGCAAAACCAGCTGTTTTGTAGTGACTATTTGTCCAAAActcaaatccaaaaataaaaaacttcagaCTTTAAGGTGATTAAAGCAAAAGGTGAATTCAACTCAAATGGTCACTTGATGCACACAGTTCCAAAAATACCAGAAtcaaaaatgcagtttgttgttgCTTTATTCCACAGTTCAGGCAAAACAAGTTACAGGCTGGTAGAAAACCATGTGACCACCCACCTGCATAACCAGCTGCCTAAAACCTACCTGTTTATTCTGTGAAACACCCACGACCcaaactgaaatgaattaactaattaagtgaattactaACCAAAAACTCATTCtaaagtaagtacaccctctGCTCTGTGAAACGCTAATGGCTGAGCTAACTACCAAGCTAACTgctacaccaaaaataaaagcatgcagCTCAAACCGGATTCAgggattttaataaatatcagaataaaaacattaagtttgtgttgataatcaaaactttctgaagacacattttaacttgaaacgactgatattaatatttaagcacCAGTCCTGGCCACATCTATTGATCCCAATGGGACAAACCTGGTTATtataaagattattattattattaagaagaagaaaatgaccTGATTGAAACAGTtccagtttttatctgtttctctCCTCAAACTGTGACAGGAAGTAggcagcagtgatagtttgatGTGTGTAAAACCAAACAGCAGCTGATCACTCCTTCCTGATGAACTGATGGAGTTTACAAAGATTAAACATCTTTAAGctgatttttgtgacaaattaaagtgttttaattaGCTGGTGCTGCTGGTGGAACAATGCATTGTGGGATACCTGGCTGGTCAGTCCCGACTGTCATAAACCTTCCACCTTATTTCAAATTAACCAAgttaattttttgtgtttttacttcaaAAGGCTCCCattgatttaaatcaaacacTCAGTACAACTctgtaaaataataagttaAATCCACTTAATTTATCTGACTAAAGTTGTGATTCACTAAGAAGCCAGACATTTACTGGACTGTTATCAGAACCGAAGTTAAATCATATTGACTGATTTAcagtgctgtgtgtgtgtgtgtgtgtgtgggtgtgtgtgtgtgtgtgtgtgtgtagttgtGAGCGTGGCGGCCTCCGTGGCCTCCGTGGCCTGGATGGTGGTGGACTACCACCGCTCTCTGCGCTCCTTCCTGCCAGACAAGGCCGAGCAGCGCTGGGGTTCCTCCATGGTCTACTTCCTGTGGAACCTGCTGCTGATTGGCCCGCGGGTCGCCGCCCTTGCCCTCTTCTCCTCCGTCCTGCCCGGCTTCATCGCcctccacttcctgctgctgtggcCGGCGCTGGTTCTGTGGGCCTGGCGGCAGGACACCGGCTTCATGGACAGCGCGGGCGGCGAGTGGCTGTACCGCGCCACCGTGGGCCTCATCTGGTACTTCAGCTGGTTCAACGTGGCCGAGGGCCGGACGCTGGGCCGCAGCCTCGTCTACCACACCTTCATCACGGCCGACGTGGCCGTCCTCCTCGCCACCTGGTGGAGCTACAGAGACCCGGTCCAGACGGCGGCGTACGGCGCGGCGCTGCTGCTCGCCCTGCCGCTTTGCTACCTGCTGGGGTTGCTGCTCAAAACGCTCTACTACTGCCGCTTCCACCCCACGCTGCCGCTGGACCGCGACCCACACGACCTGCCCGACTCCGACGTGGCCTCCAGGGCCCTCCCCATCCAGGACGGAGCGCCGGCCGCCCCGCTGCTCAACCACCGAATGGCCTGCCACGCCGCGCATTTCTACACCGACCGGCGCCACGCCAGGGCCAGGGGACTGGGCGGGGCTACCTGTGAAGTGGGCGGGGCCATTAGCCGAGTGGGCGGGGTCGGGGCGTCTCATTCCTGAGCACAGCTtcctgttctgctgcagcagcttcctTTCCAAAGGCCTTACAGTGGCAGTCGCCCAGGGCAACACAATTTGACGGCCCCAAAGACtagaatatttttataatgaatGCATGTTTCTCATTGgctcacatttttattaatgtttctgATACTCCAAACATGGAGCCCTCTCACATGTGACCCTGCTGTTGCCTTAGCTCACATATTAATGAGTAAAACGtcttattttactattttagtATTTCTGAAGTTGATTTTTGAATAGGGCACCAAACTGGCTCCAGCCCAGGTTCCTTCTCAATCCGGCCCTGTTGCCGCGGCGATGGTGTTATAAGTTGAAAACCGGAACGTCTCTGTGGGAATGCCAGAGTCACCAGCATCACTCAGGAATCTGATCTTCCCAAAAAGCTTCAGTTTCATCCCAATATTCCGGCTGATTGATCGGAAGGATCCTGGTTTTCTGAAGCTTCCTCCAGTGAGCGTCCCCCTGCTGGACACTAGGGGGCGCTGTCTGCAGGGCGCCTCAGGCAGACATCAGACTCATCCAGTGGTTAAGAGTTGATCCAGAACTTTCTGCTCCGGGGTCGgaatcagaaccgggtcagactTCAGGctgggctctgattggctcttccgGCTCGGCTCATCGGTTTCCAGGAAACATCCAGGAGTTTCCAACATCTGGACATCTCAGGAACATTTAgtgagaccagaaccagaaccacagctggttctggttctggttccagccAGAAACATCCAATTAGCTACCTCAGGAAGGATCTCAGGATGGACCGAACCGGATCGGACCACTAACAGCAGCGCTGTGGGTTCTGGTTCTCCGTCTGCAGGAAACGCTCCAGctctggttgctatggagacacCAACGACCAGCTGATGAGTAAAACCTCTGGTTGTTTTGATGAAGCGCCGCACAGCCTGCTGAATGATGCATCGCCATGGCGACCATGCGTCTCCATGGAGACGACCTTTGCTCCGCTCTGTTTTCTCTGCATGACCTCGGTGAatctggtttgtgttttttacagtaaatcttgaattaaattaaaatgttttacagtttttccagcgttcctcctgctgctgtttctccTGGTATGGAACTAAATACGCTCCATAAAGTTTAAGGAAATTTAATTAAGGAAacattgaaactgaaaaaagttcaaaaccgCTTTACAGATTgaagttttgtttcttcagtgtCAGATTCTAAGT from Xiphophorus hellerii strain 12219 chromosome 13, Xiphophorus_hellerii-4.1, whole genome shotgun sequence includes:
- the xkr8.3 gene encoding XK-related protein 8.3 translates to MESRTASRYSWIDFAFSVVGVCTFLLDWGSDLWLAKEFYCRGDLFWFGVLVGLMVLSSVVVQMFSWFWFQYDRELPGFSEQTPGAGSVFCGDRAKLFCLLHVLQLGFLCRHVSAIRQGFRVWWRKEAGSEYAVYLTHDLSMLRLIETFCESAPQLVLMVYVMLRTNRARTVQFVSVAASVASVAWMVVDYHRSLRSFLPDKAEQRWGSSMVYFLWNLLLIGPRVAALALFSSVLPGFIALHFLLLWPALVLWAWRQDTGFMDSAGGEWLYRATVGLIWYFSWFNVAEGRTLGRSLVYHTFITADVAVLLATWWSYRDPVQTAAYGAALLLALPLCYLLGLLLKTLYYCRFHPTLPLDRDPHDLPDSDVASRALPIQDGAPAAPLLNHRMACHAAHFYTDRRHARARGLGGATCEVGGAISRVGGVGASHS